The window TGGCATTGCCGCCGAGCTGATAGATGCCTGCCTCAAAGGAGAGGCGGGTCCGCGTTGACGGCTTCTCAAAAAAGAGACCGATGTTCTTGCCGATGAGAGGGCAGGCGCTTGCGTCTTTGCCGCTCTTGAGGGCAATGGCCCGGTTGAGAAGGGTTTCTATTTCAGACTTTGTGAGGTCTGATATTTTCAGAAGATCTTTTTTCATGATATTCCCCTAAGAAAGTGTGTCAAATACCTGTTCGAGCACATCAGCAAGGTGGTCGATCTCTTTTTCGGTAACGATGAGTGGCGGCATGAACCGGAGCACATTGCCTGCAGTGCAGTTTATCAGCACGCCCCGGTCAATGCATGCCTTAACGATCGGTGCGCAGTCCCGCAACAGTTCCATGCCAATGAGCAGGCCCATACCCCGCACTTCGGAGATAGTCTCGGGAAACTCCTTTTTCAGTTCCTCAAGCTTCTTCTTGAAATACTTGCCCATTCTCCGGCACTGGTCAAGGATAAAACCGTCTTCAAGCAGGACCTCAAGCGTGGTGATCGCAGCAGTGCATGCGAGCGGATTGCCGCCGAAAGTCGAGCCGTGCGTTCCGGGCTGAAAAGCAGCGGCCACCTTTTCCGTGGCAAGCATGGCCCCGATCGGAAAGCCTCCGCCGAGGCCCTTCGCAAGGGTCATGATATCGGGCGTGATCCCGAAATGTTCATACCCGAAAAGCTTGCCTGTCCTGCCTATGCCTGTCTGAACCTCATCGAGGATGAGGAGCACATTGTTATCGTCGCAGAGCTTTCTCACCTGTTTGAGGTAATCGGCATCAGGGATGCGGACGCCGCTCTCTCCCTGGACAGGTTCCAGCAGCACAGCACAGGTCTCATTCGTTATGGCACTTTTCAGTTCGTCGACATCATTGTACGCCACATGCTTGATGCCCGGCAGCAGCGGATCAAAGCCGATCTTGAACTTGTCCTGCCCCGTCGCCGTAAGCGTTGCCATGGTTCTTCCATGAAAGGAGTTATGCGTTGCTATGATCTCGAATTTGTTCTGGTCGAGATGTTCCTTGAAATATCTCCGGCTGAGCTTGATCGCTGCCTCGTTAGCCTCAGCCCCCGAGTTGCAGAAAAAGACCTTATCGGCAAAGGAATGCTCAACAAGCAGTTTTGCGAGCCGTATCTGAGGTTCGATGTGATAGAAGTTTGAAACGTGGATGAGCCGCTGTGCCTGCTTCTGGATGGCGACCACAACCTTCGGATGGCAGTGGCCAAGGCAGTTCGTTGCAATGCCTCCCACAAAATCGAGGTACTCCTTGCCGTCCCAGCCCCATACTTTCAGTCCCCGGCCTTTTTTCAGCACAAGCGAAAACCGGTTGTATGTATGCATCAGATACAGCTCGGACTCTTCGATCAGTTTCTTTGTTTCCATCAGTAATGATACTTCATAACTCTTTGAAAAATCAAACAAAAATGACTTTGACAGCAGCTTTTGCGTAATGATAGAATTACTCTATGAAGATCGCAGTTACCGGAAAGGGCGGTGTCGGCAAAACGACCCTTTCTTCTATTCTGAGCTATCTTTTTGCAGCAGAAGGTCACAAGGTGATCGCTGTCGATGCAGATCCTGATGCAAACCTTGCGTCCGCGCTTGGTGTGTCGAGGGAAGATGCTGAAAAGATCGTGCCGATCGCGAATATGAACGAACTGATCGAGGAACGCACCGGCTCAAAGCCGGGCAGCCCTGGTATCTATAAGCTCAACCCTAAGGTCGACGATCTCCCTGAAGGAGTCGGGTACAAGATCGACGGCATAACACTTCTTATCATGGGTAAGGGCAAGGCCGCTTCCTCAGGCTGTTATTGTCCTGAGAATGTGCTTCTTCGCAGACTTCTCAGGCACCTTGTTGTTGAAAGGAACGAGGTGGTGATCGTAGATATGGAGGCTGGCATCGAGCATCTGACGCGCGGCACTGCAGATTCAGTGGATGCCTTTATTGTGGTTATCGAACCGGGGCAGCGCAGCATCCAGACAGCCGGTGTAGTGCGTGACATGGCAAAGGGCCTTGGCGTAAAGAACGTCTTTGTTGTTGCCAACAAGATCCGCGGTCAGGAAGATCTGGATTTTGTGAAGAAAGGCATTGGCGACATGGAACTTGCCGGACATATCAGTTTCAGCCACTCGATCATGGAAGCTGATATCAAGGGTGACTCACCTTTTAAATTTGCGCCTCAGACCGTCGAAGAGGTGAAGAGCATCAAGACCGCGATCGAAAAAGTATTAAATGTCTGACAAGACATCGCTCAGAAAAGAGATCCTCGCAAAAAGGGACAGTATCCCTCCCGCAGCAAAAAAGACCAAAGACAGGGCTATTGAAGAACGCCTCTTTTTACTCCCGGAGTTCATTACGGCAAAGACCATCTTCTTCTTCGCCTCTTTCCGGTCAGAGGTTGATACATTCGGCATGCTGGGCAGGGCGCTTGATGAGCGTAAAAGGATCGTGCTTCCAAGAGTGGAAGGGCAGGGCCTCGGGCTTTATGAGATCAAGAGCCTTGATGAGCTTGCTCCCGGATATATGAAGATCCCTGAACCAAAGCCCCACTTTGCCAACAGTAGGCCGGACGGAGCCGACAAAGGGGGGCAGGGGGGATTTTATGATATGCGGCGCGTCAGTATCAACGATGTCGACGCAGTCATTGTTCCCGGCGCTGCATTTGATGAGACCGGAAACAGGATCGGGTACGGCGGCGGTTTTTACGACCGGTTGCTTGCCGAACTTCAGAAACCTGTGCCGGTGATCGCACCGACATACGAAGAACAGGTGATCGAAGCAGTCCCGACAGACAGCCATGACAGGAAGGTGAATATCATTATTACTGACCGCCGTGAGATACGGTGTCTCTGAGTTTTGTTTGCTTGCTTTTCTCGTAATCCTTTTTTGTTGAATTGACATAGGATAATGTGCGGCTGCGGTTGAGGAATGCTGACAGATTGGGCATCGCGGGAGTCTTTGAAATGGCTTGGCCAACAGAGACAACATATATTAACCCGCTTTATACATCGACGGGTTACTGACTCCACCGACCAACCGATACTTTCAATTAACCGCAGCTCCATCAATAGTACAATCGGAATACAACACCGCGCGAATAATCTAAGCGTTAAAGAATGCGGCCAGAACTTGACTTATTCAAATAAGCATTTTAAAATGACATTTGAATATAGATAAAGGACAGACGCTTGGAGACAACATGAAGACACATCGAGAATGTAGTAAAAAAACCTGTAGAAAACTACTGGCTGCAGCAGTGGATGTGTTCGCGGAGAAAGGCTATCGGGACGCTACTATCGCGGACATCTCTAGTCGGGCCAAAGTTAACATTGCAGCCGTGAATTATCATTTCGGAGACAAAGAAACGCTTTACAGGGAAGCATGGCGGTATGCCTTCTCCGAGTCCATTAAAGCCCATCCTCCAGATGCCGGAGTAAGTGATGATTCACCGCCGGAAGGACGCCTGAGAGGACAAATA is drawn from Nitrospirota bacterium and contains these coding sequences:
- a CDS encoding acetylornithine transaminase, which gives rise to METKKLIEESELYLMHTYNRFSLVLKKGRGLKVWGWDGKEYLDFVGGIATNCLGHCHPKVVVAIQKQAQRLIHVSNFYHIEPQIRLAKLLVEHSFADKVFFCNSGAEANEAAIKLSRRYFKEHLDQNKFEIIATHNSFHGRTMATLTATGQDKFKIGFDPLLPGIKHVAYNDVDELKSAITNETCAVLLEPVQGESGVRIPDADYLKQVRKLCDDNNVLLILDEVQTGIGRTGKLFGYEHFGITPDIMTLAKGLGGGFPIGAMLATEKVAAAFQPGTHGSTFGGNPLACTAAITTLEVLLEDGFILDQCRRMGKYFKKKLEELKKEFPETISEVRGMGLLIGMELLRDCAPIVKACIDRGVLINCTAGNVLRFMPPLIVTEKEIDHLADVLEQVFDTLS
- a CDS encoding AAA family ATPase gives rise to the protein MKIAVTGKGGVGKTTLSSILSYLFAAEGHKVIAVDADPDANLASALGVSREDAEKIVPIANMNELIEERTGSKPGSPGIYKLNPKVDDLPEGVGYKIDGITLLIMGKGKAASSGCYCPENVLLRRLLRHLVVERNEVVIVDMEAGIEHLTRGTADSVDAFIVVIEPGQRSIQTAGVVRDMAKGLGVKNVFVVANKIRGQEDLDFVKKGIGDMELAGHISFSHSIMEADIKGDSPFKFAPQTVEEVKSIKTAIEKVLNV
- a CDS encoding 5-formyltetrahydrofolate cyclo-ligase: MSDKTSLRKEILAKRDSIPPAAKKTKDRAIEERLFLLPEFITAKTIFFFASFRSEVDTFGMLGRALDERKRIVLPRVEGQGLGLYEIKSLDELAPGYMKIPEPKPHFANSRPDGADKGGQGGFYDMRRVSINDVDAVIVPGAAFDETGNRIGYGGGFYDRLLAELQKPVPVIAPTYEEQVIEAVPTDSHDRKVNIIITDRREIRCL